In Anaerolineae bacterium, the DNA window ATGAGAACCCGTTCAAACGGCTGCTCTTTGCTGGCTTCAATGGCGGCCAGGAGATTGTCAACCTTTTTCTCGGCAAATCCTTCTAGCTGTAGTAATTGTTCCCGGCGCAAAAAGTAAATATCGGCAATGTCTTTGAGCAAACCTTCCTGAGCTAATTGCTCGCCAACTTTGATACCAAAACCCTCAATGTCCATTGCGCTGCGAGACACAAAGTATTCTATCTGGCGCACCAGTTGGGCGGGGCAGCCCGCGTTTACACAGAAAAAGGCTATCTCGTCGCCCAACCGGGTTATTGGTTCGCCGCAGGCGGGACAGTGGAGGGGAGGTTGGTATGGCTGCGAGTTGGGCGGGCGCAGGTCAAGAATGGGTTTAATCACCTGGGGAATAACATCGCCGGCCCGTTTGACCACCACCGTGTCGCCCTCACGGATGTCTTTTTTGGCCAGGTCGTCAAAGTTGTGCAAGCTGGCCTGGCGCACGGTTACGCCGCCAATGTTGACCGGCTCCAGGTTGGCGTAAGGCGTAATTTGGCCGGTGCGACCGACATTGGTTTTTATCTCCAACAATTTGGTGGTGGCTTCGCGAGCCGGGAATTTATAGGCAATGGCCCACCGCGGCGCATTGCCCACCACGCCCAACTGTTGCTGCAAGGCAAAATCATTAATTTTTAGCACGGCCCCGTCGGCGTCGTAGGGCAGTTGATCGCGGCGTTCCATCCAGGTGTGGATAAAATCAAGCGCGTGCTGAAAATTGTGCGCCAGGAGAATATCGGGGTTTACCGAAAAACCCAGCGCGCTCAAATAATCCAGGGCCTCTTTTTGGCTGTTGATCTTGGCGCCCTCTACATAACCAATGGCGTAACAAAACATCGCCAGAGGACGCTGCGCCGTGATTTTGCTATCCAATTGCCGCAGCGAGCCGGCTGCCGCATTGCGGGGATTGGCAAATATTTTTTCGCCTTTTTCCATTTGCCGTTGATTGAACTTTTCAAAGGCGGCTACCGGCATGTAGACCTCGCCGCGCACTTCAATTTTATCCGGCGCAGACGGGCCGGCCGAGGTGGTGGGGATACGCAGCGGCACGTTTTTAACCGTGCGCACGTTGGCCGTAACATTTTCGCCTTCCAGGCCGTTGCCCCGCGTGGCTCCTTGCACAAGCAAACCGTTTTCATAAGTTAAGGCCACGGCCAGGCCGTCAATTTTGGGTTCAACAACAAATTCCAAATCCGCAACCGTCAACCCCTCTGGCAGCAGGCGCTTAAGGCGAGACAACCAGTTATGCATATCCTCATCGTTAAAGGCATTACCCAAACTGGTCATGGGAATGGGATGAATAACTTTTTCAAAATTGGCCAGCGGGGCTGCGCCGACCCGTTGGGTAGGGGAGTCGGGCGTAATCAATTCG includes these proteins:
- the ligA gene encoding NAD-dependent DNA ligase LigA: MNMSGLEKKLADLRAEINYHLYRYHTLDDPVISDAEYDQLMHELRQLEAEHPELITPDSPTQRVGAAPLANFEKVIHPIPMTSLGNAFNDEDMHNWLSRLKRLLPEGLTVADLEFVVEPKIDGLAVALTYENGLLVQGATRGNGLEGENVTANVRTVKNVPLRIPTTSAGPSAPDKIEVRGEVYMPVAAFEKFNQRQMEKGEKIFANPRNAAAGSLRQLDSKITAQRPLAMFCYAIGYVEGAKINSQKEALDYLSALGFSVNPDILLAHNFQHALDFIHTWMERRDQLPYDADGAVLKINDFALQQQLGVVGNAPRWAIAYKFPAREATTKLLEIKTNVGRTGQITPYANLEPVNIGGVTVRQASLHNFDDLAKKDIREGDTVVVKRAGDVIPQVIKPILDLRPPNSQPYQPPLHCPACGEPITRLGDEIAFFCVNAGCPAQLVRQIEYFVSRSAMDIEGFGIKVGEQLAQEGLLKDIADIYFLRREQLLQLEGFAEKKVDNLLAAIEASKEQPFERVLIGLGIRYVGSTVAGLLIDTFPSIDYLQQASQAELEAIEGVGPRIAESIEAWFKRPANHALIEKLRRAGVTLAARPAEQPQPLAGLTFVITGALPTWSRDEAKAFIERHGGKVTGSVSQKTDYLVVGEKAGSKLTKAQSLGVATLDEAGLKKLAIDAANSVT